A window from Megalobrama amblycephala isolate DHTTF-2021 linkage group LG9, ASM1881202v1, whole genome shotgun sequence encodes these proteins:
- the LOC125275676 gene encoding uncharacterized protein LOC125275676, whose protein sequence is MSITSVAVISTLLCSAWSSTIKAKDEHRTAFFGEDVHIPVPALDTSEVLFKPRVEPVLERVLLRNRTILDTRAKLNVHISHLILEDVGEEDEGTYVVKNSAAPADVRRIILVVRDCALETVVKYGDTYHIPINPAIGPYTLEFRPGALTPVNQTTEEPPVILLNQTGIPMEEYENRLTVGEKRVNLFLVTGADEGSYTIKDSDEKVRLRACLNVKDHQIFEHLNYGETLKIKLHVDHTKVKMVYIPDSDHKERLIMDQGELTLPVETVFEGRASVEGSIFYLKKIKVSDMGVFRVMDFSGFRIADVYLHVEPYKLPQLYVAIISLLSLLAFLLLVCLLSCLIKVHRRAERARKISLIAQQAGKGDGEAFRQVVHEVYTRFTEESTVQSTWENNTESTEVEIKGLEVSKPGQYQALQSDKNFLEMNDSGVEFTTSALPLDSDTDVPDNLTSHKLLIESDTLAGVPPAISEGDHSATRTPDSILSASPVVQPQIWGSDRRRLDWRNHA, encoded by the exons ATGAGCATCACGAGCGTGGCAGTCATTAGCACCCTCCTGTGCTCAG cttGGTCATCAACCATTAAAG CTAAAGATGAACACCGCACTGCTTTCTTTGGAGAGGATGTTCATATTCCCGTGCCGGCTTTAGACACATCAGAGGTGTTGTTCAAGCCGAGGGTGGAGCCGGTGTTAGAGCGGGTTCTTCTGCGGAACAGGACAATTCTGGATACAAGAGCCAAGCTGAACGTTCACATCAGCCATCTGATTCTGGAGGATGTGGGCGAGGAGGATGAGGGCACATATGTGGTGAAGAATTCTGCAGCCCCAGCTGATGTCAGACGAATCATTCTCGTTGTTAGAG ACTGTGCATTAGAGACTGTGGTGAAATATGGAGACACGTATCATATCCCGATTAACCCTGCGATCGGTCCATACACCCTTGAGTTCAGGCCTGGAGCTCTGACTCCAGTTAACCAGACCACAGAGGAACCACCTGTGATTCTCCTTAACCAGACCGGCATCCCCATGGAAGAGTACGAGAACCGCCTCACCGTGGGCGAGAAGAGGGTCAACCTCTTTCTGGTTACAGGAGCCGACGAGGGCAGTTACACCATCAAGGACAGTGATGAAAAAGTCAGATTGAGGGCCTGCCTTAATGTGAAAG ATCATCAGATCTTTGAGCACTTGAATTATGGTGAAACCTTGAAGATCAAGCTTCACGTGGACCACACCAAAGTCAAAATGGTCTACATCCCAGACTCTGACCACAAAGAACGACTCATCATGGATCAGGGAGAGCTGACGTTGCCTGTTGAGACTGTTTTTGAGGGTCGAGCGTCTGTGGAAGGATCCATATTCTATTTGAAGAAGATCAAAGTCAGTGACATGGGTGTCTTTCGAGTGATGGACTTCTCAGGCTTCCGCATAGCTGACGTCTACCTTCATGTGGAAC CCTATAAGCTGCCACAACTCTATGTTGCGATCATCTCCTTGCTGTCTCTGCTGGCGTTCCTGCTGTTGGTGTGTCTGCTGTCCTGTCTGATCAAGGTCCACCGCCGGGCAGAGAGAGCACGTAAGATCTCCCTAATCGCTCAGCAGGCTGGCAAGGGTGATGGAGAGGCGTTCAGACAG GTGGTTCATGAAGTTTATACTAGATTCACAGAGGAGTCCACTGTGCAGTCCACATGGGAGAACAACACTGAGAGCACAGAAGTTGAGATCAAa GGTCTTGAGGTATCAAAACCAGGTCAGTACCAGGCCCTCCAATCTGACAAAAACTTCTTGGAGATGAACGACTCAGGCGTGGAGTTCACCACGTCTGCGCTTCCTCTGGACAGTGACACAGACGTACCCGACAATCTCACCTCTCACAAGCTCCTTATTGAGTCCGACACTCTTGCTGGCGTCCCTCCAGCCATTTCTGAGGGCGACCACAGTGCCACTCGCACCCCTGATTCCATTCTGAGCGCCAGCCCTGTTGTCCAGCCCCAAATCTGGGGCTCAGATAGACGGCGACTTGATTGGCGCAACCACGCCTGA
- the tcf19l gene encoding transcription factor 19, with the protein MSSGVQPCFQLLRIGLCNTNNSNAHGNESSDSARDLYTFRPALSQCVFRLGRATELCDVTLESMIVSRIHAELHVERETDASGEEGWKVQVKDRSSYGTWVNDIRLQQGVLKEIFDGDTLTIGGQSGRASPEFYFLFQKVRVRPLDFDAITVPKAGSFSSDIKNRIRTCSDRKTDPAVDISKLSINRATVILNSIGSLSKMNGSCWTFKKSEKTTSLNTPVFNALAPPTTPPPFQAIGEISSKSVPPSSKSRRKSAHTVLLEDDSSDDPAGRRDMEDGRRVQAKKRRRLYKSESEVFQPPLPKLEQNCRSQFDVSKHTGSVFNVTPNRQFNHVVNMSHTTGNSISLTPLRQQKPCLSGPGRRPRANSSPIYSSLGMGSENYNLTSPSARMNKTEKARGVISRFQASTGRRRGRPRKHPLPRPSLPSPSSSSSSSSSSSSSSSSSSSEDDDDVEVGVAQGVEPCAAAHCRLPQQDTVQWIQCDDCDAWYHLDCLPHNHNRDSLLFDPNADFHCGCHRARNR; encoded by the exons ATGTCGTCAGGAGTCCAGCCGTGTTTCCAGCTGTTGAGGATTGGATTGTGTAATACAAACAATAGTAATGCCCATGGAAATGAGTCCTCAGACTCTGCGCGTGACCTGTACACTTTCCGCCCCGCGCTGAGCCAGTGTGTGTTCCGGCTGGGACGGGCCACAGAGCTCTGCGATGTCACTCTGGAGTCAATGATAGTGTCCCGTATCCATGCCGAGCTCCATGTGGAAAGAGAAACTGATGCGTCTGGAGAAGAGGGCTGGAAAGTTCAAGTGAAAGACCGCAGCAGCTATG GAACATGGGTAAATGACATACGCCTCCAACAAGGGGTGTTAAAGGAAATCTTTGATGGTGACACACTCACCATCGGTGGCCAATCAGGACGGGCTAGCCCAGAATTCTACTTCCTCTTCCAGAAAGTACGTGTTCGCCCACTGGACTTTGATGCCATCACTGTGCCCAAAGCAGGTTCCTTCTCCTCTGACATTAAGAACCGGATCAGAACGTGCTCAGACCGTAAAACAGACCCCGCCGTGGACATTTCAAAGCTGTCCATCAACAGAGCCACGGTCATCCTCAACTCCATCGGCAGCCTGAGCAAGATGAACGGCAGCTGCTGGACTTTTAAGAAAAGCGAAAAAACAACCTCTTTGAATACTCCAGTATTCAACGCGTTGGCCCCGCCCACCACCCCGCCTCCCTTCCAGGCTATTGGTGAGATTTCATCTAAGTCCGTTCCGCCATCCTCAAAGAGCCGACGCAAGTCAGCCCACACGGTTCTGCTGGAGGACGACAGTTCAGATGATCCCGCGGGGCGCAGAGACATGGAGGACGGGAGGAGAGTACAAGCAAAGAAAAGACGACGGCTTTACAAATCAGAGTCAGAGGTGTTTCAACCCCCTCTACCCAAACTGGAGCAGAATTGCCGATCACAGTTTGATGTGTCGAAACACACCGGCAGCGTTTTTAATGTGACACCGAACAGGCAGTTCAATCATGTTGTGAACATGAGTCACACCACAGGCAACAGCATCAGTTTGACTCCCCTCCGCCAGCAGAAGCCCTGCTTGTCTGGTCCTGGAAGGAGACCAAGAGCAAACAGCTCTCCAATATACTCTTCCCTGGGGATGGGAAGTGAGAATTACAATCTGACCTCCCCGTCAGCGAGGATGAACAAGACAGAGAAGGCGAGAGGGGTGATTTCTCGCTTTCAGGCCTCAACTGG GCGACGACGTGGAAGGCCTAGAAAACACCCGCTGCCACGGCCATCCCTGCCATCTCCctcatcatcatcttcctccagctcctcctcttcctcatcaTCTTCTTCATCATCCTCTGAAGACGATGATGACGTTGAAGTGGGGGTCGCGCAGGGTGTGGAACCTTGCGCAGCGGCGCATTGTCGTCTCCCGCAGCAGGACACCGTGCAGTGGATCCAGTGTGACGACTGCGACGCCTGGTATCACCTCGACTGCCTGCCGCACAACCACAACCGAGACTCGCTGCTGTTCGACCCCAACGCAGACTTCCACTGCGGCTGCCACCGAGCCAGAAACCGCTGA